In Thermothelomyces thermophilus ATCC 42464 chromosome 2, complete sequence, a single window of DNA contains:
- a CDS encoding glycoside hydrolase family 18 protein (CAZy_ID 267849) translates to MPPLPQPPALPRVITYYQTHHTPSGKPISVLPLLQQPGIGITHVILAAIHINEDPAGLTLNDHPPSDPRFTTLWAEMRVLQASGVKVLGMLGGAAPGTYARLDLNGNGNGNGNGGDDDGAFEAYYRPLAELIRERGLDGLDLDVEEPMSLGGIVRLIDRLRADFGPDFLITLAPVASALLDPLRNLSGFDYEALEVLRGRDIAWYNAQFYCGWGDCSNPVMYEMLLAKGWPPDKIVVGLLTNPDNGSGWVPWNLLSGVLPLLAGRHPRFGGVMGWEYFNSLPGGKERPWEWAQAMTALLKGRRAVQSLEGLQGSEKPAEEKKTSEVSPEADPDEEQPGEAPPVPAEFEYHSDGGGEEE, encoded by the coding sequence ATGCCTCCCCTTCCCCAACCCCCCGCCCTCCCCCGCGTCATCACGTACTACCAAACCCACCACACACCGTCGGGGAAGCCGATATCGGTGCTGCCGCTCCTCCAGCAGCCGGGGATTGGCATTACGCACGTCATCCTGGCCGCGATCCACATCAACGAGGACCCGGCCGGGCTGACGCTCAACGACCACCCGCCGTCGGACCCGCGCTTCACCACCCTCTGGGCCGAGATGCGCGTGCTCCAGGCCAGCGGCGTCAAGGTGCTCGGCATGCTGGGCGGCGCGGCGCCGGGGACCTACGCCCGCCTCGACctcaacggcaacggcaacggcaacggcaacggcggcgacgatgaCGGCGCGTTCGAGGCCTACTACCGGCCGCTGGCCGAGCTGATCCGCGAGCGGGGGCTGGACGGGCTGGACCTGGACGTGGAGGAGCCCATGTCGCTGGGCGGCATCGTGCGGCTGATCGACCGGCTGCGGGCCGACTTTGGGCCCGACTTCCTCATCACGCTCGCGCCCGTCGCCTCGGCCCTGCTCGACCCGCTGCGCAACCTGAGCGGCTTCGACTACGAGGCGCTCGAGGTCCTGCGCGGGCGCGACATCGCCTGGTACAATGCCCAGTTCTACTGCGGCTGGGGCGACTGCAGCAACCCCGTCATGTACGAGATGCTGCTGGCCAAGGGCTGGCCTCCCGACAAGATCGTCGTCGGCCTGCTGACCAATCCCGACAACGGCTCCGGCTGGGTGCCCTGGAACCTCCTGTCCGGCGTGCTGCCCTTGCTGGCCGGGCGGCACCCCCGCTTCGGCGGCGTCATGGGCTGGGAGTACTTCAACAGTCTGCCGGGGGGCAAAGAGAGGCCCTGGGAGTGGGCGCAGGCCATGACTGCCCTGTTGAAGGGAAGACGCGCCGTTCAGAGCCTGGAGGGGTTGCAGGGGAGCGAGAAGCCGGCGGAGGAGAAAAAGACATCCGAGGTTTCCCCCGAGGCGGATCCAGATGAGGAACAGCCAGGGGAAGCACCACCAGTACCTGCCGAATTCGAGTACCATTCGGatgggggaggggaggaggagtaG